In Verrucomicrobiota bacterium, one DNA window encodes the following:
- a CDS encoding type II secretion system protein, with the protein MGRAHGSKAAEASPEHDGRAALPRSRFSVDSAAQQHRPAKFGHTGFTLIELLVVIAIIAILAGMLLPALGKAKAKGQQIACLSNYRQLQLCWQMYVDDYNDLLPPNATTSGGGREGFSATTETWIQGNAWTDTTSSNIEHGVLFPYNRSTKIYKCPADRSTVRDEGKIPRFRTVAMNMFMNHIPDPRDQTCWHRLSQIKDPPPAKAFVFIDEHEHSIDNARFFLAIPETWRWIDFPATRHNNGCVLSFADGHSELWRWQEPVTIQIGKMKPWIQGPSGVPGTDRDLRRIHESIPVPPVR; encoded by the coding sequence ATGGGTCGTGCGCACGGCTCGAAGGCCGCAGAAGCTTCCCCTGAACACGACGGTAGGGCTGCGTTGCCGCGCAGCCGGTTTTCAGTCGATTCGGCGGCGCAGCAGCACCGCCCTGCCAAGTTTGGGCACACCGGCTTCACGCTCATCGAACTGCTGGTCGTCATCGCCATCATTGCGATCTTGGCTGGGATGCTGTTGCCGGCGCTGGGAAAGGCCAAAGCCAAAGGCCAGCAGATCGCGTGTTTGAGTAATTACCGCCAGCTCCAGCTTTGTTGGCAGATGTACGTCGATGATTACAACGACCTGTTGCCGCCGAACGCGACCACCAGCGGCGGCGGCCGGGAAGGGTTCAGCGCGACGACGGAGACGTGGATTCAAGGCAACGCCTGGACCGACACCACGAGCAGCAACATCGAACACGGCGTGCTCTTCCCCTACAATCGCTCGACCAAGATCTACAAATGTCCGGCGGATCGCTCCACCGTGCGCGATGAAGGGAAGATTCCACGCTTTCGCACGGTGGCGATGAACATGTTCATGAATCACATCCCCGACCCGCGCGATCAAACGTGCTGGCACCGGCTGTCGCAGATCAAAGATCCGCCCCCGGCCAAGGCGTTCGTCTTTATCGACGAACACGAGCACAGCATCGACAACGCCCGCTTTTTCCTGGCGATCCCGGAAACCTGGCGCTGGATCGATTTTCCAGCCACGCGGCATAACAACGGTTGCGTGCTGAGTTTCGCCGATGGCCATTCCGAATTGTGGCGCTGGCAGGAGCCGGTCACGATTCAGATCGGCAAAATGAAACCGTGGATTCAAGGCCCGTCCGGCGTCCCCGGCACAGACCGCGATCTCCGGCGCATCCATGAATCGATTCCGGTGCCGCCGGTGAGATAG
- a CDS encoding DUF433 domain-containing protein produces MLDWSQCPAVERNPGRVSGAWLFKGTRVPVRALFENLEEGASVGDFLKWFPGVTREQALAVLAHAEKSLAVA; encoded by the coding sequence ATGCTCGATTGGAGCCAATGTCCGGCGGTGGAACGAAACCCTGGACGCGTGAGTGGAGCCTGGCTTTTCAAAGGCACACGCGTTCCCGTGCGCGCGCTGTTCGAAAACCTGGAAGAGGGAGCCAGCGTGGGGGATTTCTTAAAGTGGTTTCCAGGCGTAACGCGTGAACAAGCGCTGGCCGTGTTGGCTCACGCCGAGAAAAGTTTGGCTGTCGCCTGA